A window of Streptomyces sp. DG1A-41 contains these coding sequences:
- a CDS encoding CaiB/BaiF CoA-transferase family protein, producing the protein MSVQRYPLAGVTVVSLEQAVAAPYATRQLADLGARVIKVERPGGGDFARRYDTTVHGHSSYFVWLNRSKESLTLDLKDPRGHEILHELLDGADVFVQNLAPNAAGRLGVDAATVTSRRPGLIPCTISGWGTTGPWADRKAYDLLVQCQTGLVSLTGTPEGTARTGISVADIAAGMYAYSGILTALYTRATTGEAHPVEVSLFEALAEWMGQPAYYTRHGGTQPPRLGTQHATIAPYGTYEAADGKEVLFSIQNEREWAALCTEFLGRPELVEDPRFATGSDRVAHREELNTIVAARFARSGSAQVLEDLEAIGIACAGVNDVAAFLDHPVLAARGRWTEVAVPGATVEALLPPADLAGLPSRMDPVPAVGEHTESILAELGRTDEEVAALRADGVV; encoded by the coding sequence ATGAGCGTGCAGCGGTATCCCCTGGCCGGGGTCACGGTGGTCAGCCTGGAGCAGGCCGTGGCCGCGCCCTACGCCACCCGGCAGCTCGCCGACCTCGGAGCCCGTGTGATCAAGGTGGAGCGGCCGGGCGGCGGCGACTTCGCCCGCCGGTACGACACGACCGTGCACGGCCACTCCAGCTATTTCGTGTGGCTCAACCGGTCCAAGGAGTCCCTCACACTCGACCTCAAGGATCCGCGCGGCCACGAGATCCTGCACGAACTCCTCGACGGCGCCGACGTCTTCGTACAGAACCTCGCCCCGAACGCCGCCGGCCGGCTCGGTGTGGACGCCGCCACCGTCACCAGCCGCCGCCCCGGTCTGATCCCGTGCACGATATCCGGCTGGGGCACGACCGGCCCCTGGGCCGACCGCAAGGCGTACGACCTGCTCGTGCAGTGTCAAACCGGTCTTGTGTCCCTGACGGGGACCCCGGAGGGGACCGCCCGGACCGGGATCTCCGTCGCCGACATCGCCGCCGGGATGTACGCCTACAGCGGCATCCTCACCGCTCTGTACACCCGCGCCACCACCGGCGAGGCCCACCCGGTGGAGGTGTCCCTGTTCGAGGCGCTGGCGGAGTGGATGGGCCAGCCCGCCTACTACACGCGGCACGGCGGCACCCAGCCCCCGCGCCTCGGCACCCAGCACGCCACCATCGCGCCGTACGGGACGTACGAGGCCGCCGACGGCAAGGAGGTGCTGTTCTCCATCCAGAACGAGCGGGAGTGGGCGGCCCTGTGCACGGAGTTCCTCGGCAGGCCGGAGCTGGTCGAGGATCCGCGCTTCGCCACCGGCTCCGACCGCGTCGCCCACCGTGAGGAGCTCAACACGATCGTCGCCGCCCGCTTCGCCCGCTCCGGCTCCGCCCAGGTCCTCGAGGACCTGGAGGCCATCGGCATCGCCTGCGCCGGGGTCAACGACGTCGCCGCCTTCCTGGACCACCCGGTGCTGGCCGCCCGCGGCCGCTGGACCGAGGTCGCGGTTCCGGGCGCCACGGTGGAGGCCCTGCTCCCGCCGGCCGATCTGGCGGGCCTGCCCTCCCGCATGGACCCCGTACCGGCGGTCGGCGAGCACACCGAGTCGATCCTGGCCGAGCTGGGCCGTACCGACGAGGAGGTGGCGGCCCTGCGCGCGGACGGCGTCGTCTGA
- a CDS encoding polysaccharide pyruvyl transferase family protein codes for MTTAPSHPQPDRPGPRIGVLGSYGGFNIGDESILTCVLRCLRAQRPEARLVVFSRNAEHTRVHHPGADEVVDWEGVSRSHVLDALASLDVLVLGGGGLLFDGEARRYLRLVRAAQERGIRTFAYAISAGPLREADDREAVRTVLADMDDVVVRDEESKLVLEDVGVERDVVVTADPALLLEPEPFTDEMMRHEGVPTHSRLVGMSVREPGRAAEKLDEGDYHALLADVADFLVRRLDAHVVFLPMERHDVRHAHAVLSHMTAPDKGRILHGSYSPGQVLGFMRHLDLAVGMRLHFVIFAALSGLPVLPLPYSGKVFDFARRMGAPALVGVAREQAGLLLAEVDRLWDEYPERRQELHSRVRELSTQALETCSRCGVLLDEVDGGTEAAVGAPPLLDTRAEPPPPTAEPRPLGV; via the coding sequence ATGACCACTGCCCCTTCTCATCCGCAGCCCGACCGGCCGGGCCCGCGCATCGGCGTGCTGGGTTCGTACGGCGGCTTCAACATCGGCGACGAGTCGATCCTGACCTGTGTGCTGCGCTGTCTGCGCGCCCAGCGGCCCGAGGCCCGGCTGGTCGTCTTCAGCCGGAACGCCGAGCACACCCGGGTCCATCACCCGGGTGCCGACGAGGTCGTGGACTGGGAGGGCGTCAGCCGCAGCCACGTCCTGGACGCGCTGGCCTCGCTGGACGTGCTGGTCCTGGGCGGCGGCGGGCTCCTCTTCGACGGCGAGGCGCGCCGCTATCTGCGCCTGGTCCGGGCCGCGCAGGAGCGCGGCATCCGCACCTTCGCCTACGCCATCAGCGCCGGCCCGCTGCGCGAGGCCGACGACCGGGAGGCCGTGCGCACGGTGCTGGCGGACATGGACGACGTCGTGGTGCGGGACGAGGAGTCCAAGCTGGTGCTGGAGGACGTCGGTGTCGAACGCGACGTCGTCGTCACGGCCGATCCGGCGCTGCTGCTGGAGCCGGAGCCGTTCACCGACGAGATGATGCGTCACGAGGGCGTGCCCACCCACTCGCGTCTGGTGGGGATGTCGGTGCGGGAGCCGGGCCGGGCGGCCGAGAAGCTGGACGAGGGCGACTACCACGCGCTGCTCGCCGATGTCGCCGACTTCCTCGTCCGCCGGCTGGACGCGCATGTGGTGTTCCTGCCGATGGAGCGGCACGACGTGCGGCACGCGCACGCCGTGCTGTCCCACATGACCGCCCCCGACAAGGGGCGGATCCTGCACGGCTCGTACAGCCCGGGGCAGGTCCTCGGCTTCATGCGCCATCTGGACCTGGCGGTCGGCATGCGCCTGCACTTCGTGATCTTCGCGGCGCTCTCGGGACTGCCGGTGCTGCCGCTCCCCTACTCCGGCAAGGTCTTCGACTTCGCCCGCCGGATGGGGGCTCCGGCCCTGGTGGGCGTGGCGCGGGAGCAGGCCGGGCTGCTGCTGGCGGAGGTGGACCGGCTGTGGGACGAGTACCCGGAGCGCCGGCAGGAGCTGCACTCCCGCGTCCGTGAGCTGTCCACGCAGGCCCTGGAGACCTGCTCACGCTGCGGAGTGCTGCTGGACGAGGTCGACGGGGGGACGGAGGCGGCAGTGGGCGCCCCTCCCCTCCTGGACACGCGGGCAGAACCACCGCCGCCCACGGCCGAACCCCGTCCGCTGGGCGTGTGA
- a CDS encoding TerC family protein → MNVSLSVWLLTVAALCLLVAVDFFVGRKPHDVSVREAGTWTVVWIVLAVLFGLGLWYFGGSGPTGEFFAGYITEKSLSVDNLFVFVLIMGKFAVPSQYQQRVLMVGVLMALVLRAVFIAAGAAIISAFSWVFYIFGAFLIWTAWKLIQDARKQDHEEEYQENKLLKMAEQRFGVADRYHGTKLFITENGKRIMTPMLVVMLAIGSTDVLFALDSIPAIYGLTQDPYIVFTANAFALMGLRQLYFLIGGLLKKLVHLSYGLSVILGFIGVKLVLHALHESGVHVPEISIPFSLSFIVLVLAVTTLTSLRASKKQEAEAGAEEERRATGSR, encoded by the coding sequence GTGAACGTCTCGCTATCCGTGTGGCTGCTGACCGTGGCAGCCCTGTGCCTGCTCGTCGCCGTCGACTTCTTCGTCGGCCGCAAGCCCCACGACGTGTCAGTCAGGGAAGCCGGGACGTGGACGGTGGTGTGGATCGTCCTGGCCGTGCTGTTCGGGCTGGGGCTGTGGTACTTCGGTGGGAGCGGGCCCACGGGTGAGTTCTTCGCCGGTTACATCACCGAGAAGTCGCTGAGCGTCGACAACCTCTTCGTGTTCGTCCTGATCATGGGGAAGTTCGCGGTGCCCTCGCAGTACCAGCAGCGGGTGCTGATGGTCGGCGTCCTGATGGCCCTGGTGCTGCGGGCCGTCTTCATCGCCGCCGGCGCGGCCATCATCTCCGCCTTCTCCTGGGTGTTCTACATCTTCGGCGCCTTCCTCATCTGGACCGCCTGGAAGCTGATCCAGGACGCCCGCAAGCAGGACCACGAGGAGGAGTACCAGGAGAACAAGCTGCTGAAGATGGCGGAGCAGCGCTTCGGCGTCGCCGACCGCTACCACGGCACCAAGCTGTTCATCACCGAGAACGGCAAGCGGATCATGACCCCGATGCTGGTCGTGATGCTCGCGATCGGCTCCACCGACGTGCTGTTCGCCCTCGACTCCATCCCCGCGATCTACGGGCTGACCCAGGACCCGTACATCGTCTTCACCGCGAACGCCTTCGCCCTGATGGGCCTGCGCCAGCTGTACTTCCTCATCGGCGGCCTGCTGAAGAAGCTGGTCCACCTCTCCTACGGCCTGTCGGTCATCCTGGGCTTCATCGGCGTGAAGCTGGTGCTGCACGCCCTGCACGAGTCGGGCGTCCACGTGCCCGAGATCAGCATCCCCTTCTCCCTGAGCTTCATCGTTCTGGTCTTGGCCGTCACCACGCTCACCAGCCTGCGGGCTTCGAAGAAGCAGGAGGCCGAGGCCGGGGCCGAGGAGGAGCGGCGCGCCACCGGGTCCCGGTAG
- a CDS encoding FAD-dependent oxidoreductase, whose amino-acid sequence MPILQEPREPRTVTLPARPARHGGRTEVLVVGGGPAGFAAAVAAADAGAEVVLVERYGFLGGNATAALVMPLMSFHNEHKQATFTETGQDARLLPTDHGEGEPVVQGVLWRLLDRLMGRGGCLKPSPRTGYTVPFDPELFKLVLLDMMDEAGVRMLFHAFASTALRLDDGWRVVFETKSGPVVIDADVVVDGTGDGDVAAACGAPYEIGRPEDGLVQPMTLMFRVADFARPDFAAYVREHPDQWRGVHGLWDLVEEARADGDLRLPREDILFFATPHPREVSVNSTRVNRVLGTSVWDLTRAEYTARRQLAEIDRFLRTRVPGFEESYVVQSGTHIGVRETRRVVGDYHLTGHDILAARRFPDVVAHGAYPVDIHNPRGSGTVLKRVPTGSFYDIPLRCLVPQGTERLLVAGRCISGTHVAHSSYRVMPIAMATGQAAGVCAALTARHGHGPRGVPYRRVQRELLRQGARLRIDLPVAG is encoded by the coding sequence ATGCCGATCCTGCAAGAACCGCGCGAGCCCCGCACGGTCACCCTGCCCGCGCGACCCGCCCGGCACGGCGGCCGGACGGAGGTCCTGGTGGTCGGCGGCGGCCCGGCCGGGTTCGCCGCCGCGGTCGCGGCGGCCGACGCCGGCGCCGAGGTCGTCCTGGTGGAGCGCTACGGGTTCCTCGGCGGCAACGCGACCGCGGCGCTGGTCATGCCGCTGATGTCGTTCCACAACGAGCACAAGCAGGCCACGTTCACCGAGACCGGCCAGGACGCCCGGCTGCTGCCCACCGACCACGGCGAGGGCGAACCGGTCGTCCAGGGTGTGCTGTGGCGGCTGCTGGACCGGCTCATGGGGCGCGGCGGCTGTCTGAAGCCCTCCCCGAGGACCGGCTACACGGTCCCCTTCGACCCGGAGCTCTTCAAGCTGGTCCTGCTCGACATGATGGACGAGGCGGGCGTGCGGATGCTGTTCCACGCCTTCGCCTCCACCGCGCTGCGCCTCGACGACGGCTGGCGTGTGGTGTTCGAAACCAAGTCGGGGCCGGTGGTGATCGACGCCGACGTGGTCGTGGACGGCACGGGCGACGGCGACGTCGCGGCTGCCTGCGGGGCGCCGTACGAGATCGGCCGGCCGGAGGACGGGCTGGTGCAGCCGATGACGCTGATGTTCCGGGTCGCGGACTTCGCGCGGCCGGACTTCGCCGCGTACGTGCGGGAGCATCCCGACCAGTGGCGCGGGGTGCACGGCCTGTGGGACCTGGTCGAGGAGGCCAGGGCCGACGGTGATCTGCGGCTGCCGCGCGAGGACATCCTGTTCTTCGCGACGCCGCACCCGCGCGAGGTCAGCGTCAACAGCACCCGCGTGAACAGGGTGCTCGGCACCAGCGTGTGGGACCTGACCCGGGCCGAGTACACCGCCCGGCGCCAGCTCGCGGAGATCGACCGCTTCCTGCGCACCAGGGTGCCCGGCTTCGAGGAGTCGTACGTCGTGCAGAGCGGCACCCACATCGGCGTCCGGGAGACCCGGCGGGTCGTCGGCGACTACCATCTCACCGGCCACGACATCCTGGCCGCCCGGCGCTTCCCGGACGTCGTCGCGCACGGCGCCTATCCGGTCGACATCCACAACCCGCGCGGCTCCGGGACGGTCCTGAAGCGGGTGCCCACGGGCAGCTTCTACGACATCCCGCTGCGCTGTCTCGTGCCGCAGGGCACGGAGCGGCTGCTGGTGGCGGGCCGCTGCATCTCGGGGACGCACGTGGCGCACTCGTCCTACCGGGTCATGCCGATCGCGATGGCGACCGGCCAGGCGGCGGGTGTGTGCGCCGCGCTGACCGCACGCCACGGGCACGGGCCTCGGGGTGTGCCGTACCGGCGCGTGCAGCGGGAACTGCTGCGGCAGGGCGCCCGGTTGCGCATCGACCTGCCGGTGGCCG
- a CDS encoding phosphoribosyltransferase family protein: MRFRDRRQAGRELAETLRTRQREGALPDPLVLALPRGGVAVAREVAEALDAPLDVLVVRKIGAPFQEELGVGAMAGDEVPLLDEDAMRHLGLREAALAPVIERERAELRRREALYRQGRPAPDLRGRTVIVVDDGLATGSTARAAVRFVRRQAPERVVLAAPVCSPEAVELLRAEADEVICLHQPAAFMAVGLWYENFDQLTDQDVLEALHAQL; the protein is encoded by the coding sequence ATGCGGTTCCGTGATCGCCGGCAGGCCGGCCGGGAACTGGCCGAAACGCTGCGCACACGGCAGCGCGAGGGGGCGTTGCCCGATCCCCTCGTCCTCGCCCTGCCTCGCGGCGGGGTCGCCGTGGCGCGCGAGGTCGCCGAGGCGCTCGACGCCCCGCTCGACGTGCTCGTCGTACGGAAGATCGGGGCGCCCTTCCAGGAGGAGCTGGGCGTCGGTGCGATGGCCGGGGACGAGGTGCCGCTCCTCGACGAGGACGCCATGCGGCATCTGGGACTCCGCGAGGCCGCCCTCGCGCCCGTCATCGAGCGGGAGCGCGCGGAACTGCGCCGCCGCGAGGCGCTGTACCGGCAGGGCCGCCCCGCGCCCGACCTGCGCGGACGTACCGTGATCGTGGTCGACGACGGCCTGGCGACCGGTTCCACGGCCCGGGCCGCGGTGCGATTCGTCCGACGTCAGGCGCCCGAAAGGGTGGTGCTGGCCGCGCCGGTGTGCTCCCCGGAGGCGGTCGAGCTGCTGCGCGCCGAGGCGGACGAGGTGATCTGCCTGCACCAGCCGGCCGCGTTCATGGCGGTCGGCCTCTGGTACGAGAACTTCGACCAGCTGACGGACCAGGACGTCCTGGAGGCCCTGCACGCGCAGCTGTGA